In a single window of the Rhizoctonia solani chromosome 16, complete sequence genome:
- a CDS encoding adenylate kinase — protein sequence MAPTDEIAYLKGLARQLQEKIEQLEKEAVKKVAPTPAQQLRMILIGPPGAGKGTQAPAIRDKFCVCHLATGDMLRDQVSKKTPLGVEAKKIMDAGGLVSDDIMVGMIKDQLQNNKDCKNGFILDGFPRTVPQAEKLDTMLAERKEKLDHVVELKIEDQLLVSRITGRLIHVASGRSYHKEFNPPKKPMTDDVTGEPLIQRSDDNAETLRKRLLAFHQQTGPVAPKVVWNNLNKIFTAQ from the exons ATGGCTCCCACTGACGAAATCGCAtaccttaagggccttgccCGCCAGCTCCAGGAAAAAATTGAGCAACTGGAAAAGGAGGCAGTCAAGAAGGTCGCTCCGACCCCAGCCCAGCAGTTGAGGATGATTCTCATTGGACCTCCGGGTGCTG GAAAGGGAACTCAGGCACCTGCTATTCGTGATAAATTCTGCGTATGCCATCTTGCAACTGGCGATATGTTGCGGGACCAGGTTTCGAAGAAGACTCCACTTGGTGTTGAGGCCAAAAAGATCATGGATGCTGGTGGGCTTGTCAGTGACGACATAATGGTCGGAATGATCAAGGATCAGCTTCAGAACAACAAGGACTGCAAGAATGG CTTCATCCTTGATGGCTTCCCTCGCACAGTTCCACAGGCTGAGAAACTTGATACAATGCTCGCTGAGAGAAAAGAGAAATTGGACCATGTCGTTGAACTAAAGATCGAGGACCAGCTACTCGTTTCGCGCATCACTGGCCGCCTCATCCACGTTGCGAGTGGACGATCGTACCACAAAGAATTCAA TCCTCCAAAGAAGCCTATGACCGACGATGTCACTGGGGAGCCGCTAATCCAGCGATCAGATGACAATGCCGAGACTCTCCGAAAGCGCTTACTCGCCTTCCATCAACAAACAGGCCCTGTC gcccctaagGTCGTTTGGAACAATCTCAACAAGATTTTCACCGCGCAATAG
- a CDS encoding Cellulase (glycosyl hydrolase family 5 protein), with protein MLSVPIQHLLRLEIQKAGATKAYRKDRGCQSINSKRQNNKPLHLVIVDAADPSTKSLGDSAPPNALADPATARSSVADSLGVPASNYEGVRESQYSSVPLNQSFDPYADAGTPSPRGTSPSQYRDDSNAEKSGEGGAAGAYAHQPYGSEAPAKSSKRKWFWILAALVALAVIVVAVIVPVYYTVIKPKNNAAASSGSSGGHSSGAPAPTQSGDPGTVPQEAITGGDGSTVKTETGSFVYNNSFGGFWYYDPKSPFTNNAQAQSWSPPLNQSWKFGTDKIRGVNLGGWLVLEPFITPALYEPYQNATTPAIDEWTLCTNLAADKSSGGVAKVLEDHYNTFVTEEDFAQIAAAGLNWVRIPFPFWAIEVYPGEPFLEKVAWKYFLKAIGWARKYGIRINLDLHTIPGSQNGYNHSGKLGSINWMHGTMGIANAQRSLNYMRIIAEFVSQPQYRDVVCMFGIVNEAVIATIGQDVIQSFYLEAYEMIRNITGYGEGNGPWLSVHDGFAALSSWVDFLPNSDRVAMDTHPYFSFGTVDTDPITAQTMKPCTAWGANINNSMTNYGMTAAGEFSNGFNDCGLFLNGVNRGARYDGTFDSYSGVNAGAGACTQWMDVARWDQTTKNAIKQFALSSMDATQNYFFWTWKIGKSSTWGTVASPLWSYKLGLDNGFMPTDPRAAVGVCSNSSPWNGPLPASKTGGGGAGPIDSAYQTQYPWPPASLSGGVNPAALPTYTATQTVISLSPATYTTSGTQTADAGTGWVNTADTSGMYTTIAGCAYPSNAWDAVDATQGACAVAAQRVFKGRWAMPKETGKP; from the exons ATGTTGTCGGTACCAATACAACACTTGTTGAGACTGGAAATTCAGAAGGCCGGG GCTACCAAAGCCTACCGGAAAGACCGAGGTTGCCAGAGCATCAACAGCAAGAGACAGAACAACAAGCCACTTCATCTCGTTATCGTGGATGCTGCCGACCCAAGCACAAAATCTCTCGGGGAC AGCGCTCCCCCCAATGCTCTCGCCGACCCCGCCACTGCCCGCTCCTCTGTTGCCGACTCACTCGGTGTCCCGGCATCCAACTACGAGGGCGTGCGAGAGTCCCAGTACTCGTCGGTTCCATTGAACCAGAGCTTTGACCCATATGCCGATGCTGGTACCCCTTCCCCTCGTGGTACTAGTCCCTCGCAGTATCGGGACGACAGCAATGCAGAAAAGTCTGGTGAGGGAGGCGCTGCGGGTGCTTACGCACATCAGCCCTATGGATCAGAGGCACCGGCCAAGAGCAGTAAACGCAAGTGGTTCTGGATTCTGGCTGCTCTGGTTGCTCTCGCGGTCATTGTTGTCGCAGTCATCGTTCCGGTTTACTACACAGTCATTAAGCCCAAGAATAACGCGGCTGCATCATCCGGATCGTCTGGCGGCCACTCGAGCGGCGCTCCTGCTCCCACGCAATCCGGCGATCCAGGTACCGTTCCCCAAGAGGCAATTACTGGTGGTGATGGAAGCACCGTCAAGACCGAAACAGGAAGCTTCGTTTACAACAACAGCTTCGGCGGGTTCTGGTACTACGACCCCAAGAGCCCCTTCACCAACAACGCTCAAGCACAGAGCTGGAGCCCGCCTTTGAACCAGAGCTGGAAATTTGGCACTGATAAGATTCGAGG GGTCAACCTTGGAGGCTGGCTTGTGCTGGAGCCATTTATTACCCCAGCCCTGTACGAGCCTTATCAGAACGCCACGACCCCTGCTATCGATGAATGGACACTCTGCACGAATCTTGCAGCCGACAAGTCCTCGGGCGGAGTCGCAAAAGTCCTCGAAGATCATTACAACACGTTCGTT ACCGAAGAGGACTTTGCTCAGATCGCCGCAGCAGGTCTGAATTGGGTTCGTATTCCATTCCCGTTCTGGGCAATTGAAGTCTATCCTGGGGAGCCGTTCTTGGAAAAGGTCGCCTGGAA GTActtcctcaaggctatcggATGGGCTCGCAAGTACGGCATTCGTATTAACCTCGATCTGCACACCATTCCCGGCTCCCAAAACGGATACAACCACTCTGGCAAACTTGGGTCAATCAATTG GATGCACGGAACGATGGGGATTGCAAACGCTCAACGATCCCTCAACTACATGCGCATTATTGCCGAGTTTGTCTCCCAACCTCAATATCGCGATGTTGTTTGCATGTTTGGAATCGTCAACGAGGCCGTTATTGctactattggccaggaCGTGATTCAGAGTTT CTACCTCGAAGCCTACGAGATGATTCGTAACATTACTGGATATGGCGAGGGTAATGGGCCATGGCTTAGCGTTCACGATGGCTTTGCGGCGCTCTCGAGCTGGGTGGACTTTTTGCCTAACAGTGATCGTGTAGCAAT GGACACTCACCCGTACTTTTCCTTTGGTACCGTCGATACCGATCCGATCACCGCCCAAACCATGAAGCCTTGCACCGCGTGGGGAGCCAACATCAACAACTCGATGACAAACTATGGTATGACCGCCGCCGGAGAGTTCTCCAATGGATTCAATGACTGCGGGTTATTCTTGAATGGTGTGAACCGTGGAGCGCGGTATGACGGGACTTTTGATTCGTACAGTGGCGTAAACGCCGGTGCGGGCGCATGCACGCAGTGGATGGATGTGGCTCGCTGGGATCAGACTACCAAGAATGCAATCAAGCAATTTGCGTTGAGTAGCATGGATGCGACACAG AACTACTTCTTTTGGACCTGGAAAATTGGTAAATCCAGCACGTGGGGCACAGTTGCCTCTCCACTCTGGTCTTACAAACTCGGACTTGATAACGGGTTCATGCCCACCGATCCACGTGCAGCTGTTGGAGTATGCTCCAACTCATCGCCCTGGAACGGACCTCTCCCCGCTTCGAAGACTGGCGGCGGAGGAGCAGGCCCCATCGACTCGGCGTACCAAACCCAATACCCCTGGCCACCCGCTTCCCTCTCTGGAGGCGTCAACCCCGCTGCTCTCCCGACCTACACCGCCACCCAAACTGTCATATCGCTGAGCCCGGCTACCTACACGACCAGCGGCACGCAGACCGCAGACGCCGGTACCGGATGGGTCAACACGGCCGACACGAGCGGGATGTACACTACCATTGCCGGGTGCGCGTACCCGAGCAACGCATGGGATGCGGTCGACGCGACTCAGGGAGCGTGTGCGGTTGCTGCCCAGAGGGTGTTTAAGGGACGATGGGCGATGCCGAAAGAGACCGGAAAACCTTGA
- a CDS encoding cytochrome P450 family protein, translated as MALSNSFSTKEIALAVSMAAGVAYSLKMTNNSKKRLPPGPKSHPFIGHMLSIPRSSEHVAYANMSKELNSDIVALSAMGQTIVVLNSAEAASELLDKRSSIYSGRAQIPAVCDEDMMDWGQGVSFLNNNDRWRRDRRMLHEALHKGAVPRYYPAQEKQIQALVGRLLNTPSTLEAFTQELRFALGATLLHSTYGYLPTSPDDHWIADATTATDHIAQAAQPTKFIVNFIPSLKFLPNWLPGMGWRQTIKEWREHKEKITAAPYNWTKEQIRNGTAAPSIVENLLSAFPNHTPHGDDDLHIKLMSATMFGGGLETTVATASFFLLAIVLYPEVAVKIQEEVDRVLGNAERLPTVQDQEEMPYLRRVLLEVQRWQPVNPLAIPHAAMEDDEYRGYYIPKGSIVIGNTWSITRDESIYPEPECFNPDRYLDPKVPPAPVFGYGRRVCPGNHFADANLFLLTSSLLYLYDVKRAVDENGREIIPEIKMMIDSTISRSSLSMKIKRGGGGGTFTETSFATTPPASTQHHGHKIPEIAGSSGGFLGLVIGLGVLIIACCAGVYILMKRRKDRGDPLWRSRKSVGNSMSQGILGGSRSKRGWVRTGDDDHHMGDRSQGIGLSAPRSRSRSPNPEMYSNRDQGASASSVKLSAPGPYPDAFVARDSIDSLVEGPHQSRGNYQGVSEHDHEDTKYSPTSSRFRERI; from the exons ATGGCTTTAAGCAACTCCTTTAGCACGAAAGAAATCGCGTTAGCCGTTTCTATGGCTGCCGGGGTGGCTTACTCGCTAAAAATGACGAACAACTCCAAGAAGCGTCTGCCTCCTGGCCCCAAAAGTCATCCGTTCATAGGCCATATGTTATCAATACCACGCTCTTCCGAACACGTAGCATACGCGAATATGAGCAAAGAGCTCAATA GTGATATTGTAGCTTTGTCCGCCATGGGTCAGACCATTGTTGTATTGAATTCGGCCGAGGCAGCATCTGAACTGTTGGACAAACGCTCTTCAATATACTCCGGTCGAGCTCAGATCCCTGCCGTATGTGATGAGGACAT GATGGATTGGGGGCAGGGGGTCTCATTTTTAAACAACAACGATCGATGGAGACGCGACCGTCGTATGTTACACGAGGCCTTGCATAAAGGCGCAGTTCCACGTTATTATCCGGCACAGGAAAAACAAATCCAGGCCTTAGTCGGGCGCTTGTTAAATACGCCATCTACACTTGAGGCATTTACTCAGGAGCTGCGGTT TGCGTTGGGAGCCACCTTGCTCCACTCAACATATGGATACCTGCCGACCTCGCCTGATGATCATTGGATTGCTGATGCGACTACGGCGACCGACCATATAGCCCAGGCGGCACAACCGACTA AATTCATCGTGAATTTCATTCCTTCGTTGAAGTTCTTACCAAATTGGCTCCCCGGAATGGGTTGGAGACAAACGATTAAAGAATGGAGAGAACATAAAGAAAAGATTACTGCAGCGCCTTACAACTGGACTAAAGAGCAAATT AGAAATGGGACAGCCGCTCCTTCCATCGTTGAAAACCTACTTTCCGCTTTTCCGAATCATACCCCACATGGGGACGACGACTTGCACATTAAACTCATGTCGGCAACCATGTTTGGAG GAGGACTTGAGACG ACTGTTGCAACGGCTTCATTCTTCCTTTTGGCTATCGTGCTTTATCCGGAAGTAGCGGTGAAAATCCAAGAAGAAGTTGACCGAGTGCTGGGAAACGCTGAGCGATTACCAACCGTACAAGACCAGGAGGAGATGCCCTATTTACGCAGGGTGCTTTTGGAAGTTCAACGATGGCAACCAGTCAATCCCCTCG CGATTCCACATGCAGCCATGGAAGACGATGAATACAGAGGGTACTATATTCCAAAAGGATCCATTGT TATCGGTAATACCTG GTCAATCACTCGAGATGAGAGCATTTACCCGGAGCCAGAGTGTTTCAACCCGGATCGGTACCTTGACCCCAAGGTACCCCCTGCTCCGGTCTTTGGTTATGGAAGGCG GGTCTGTCCAGGAAATCACTTTGCAGATGcaaatttattcctattgaCGTCGTCTCTATTGTACCTGTATGATGTCAAGCGCGCGGTCGATGAAAATGGCCGGGAGATTATACCAGAAATCAAAATGATGATAGATTCTACTATATCACG GAGTAGCCTCAGTATGAAGATTAAAcgcggtggtggtggaggaaCGTTTACGGAGACCTCT TTCGCTACAACTCCTCCGGCATCCACACAGCACCATGGCCACAAGATACCTGAAATAGCAGGATCCTCGGGAG GATTCCTCGGACTCGTCATCGGCCTAGGAGTACTCATCATTGCATGCTGTGCAGGTGTCTATATTCTCATGAAAAGACGCAAGGACCGGGGTGATCCGTTGTGGCGCAGTCGTAAATCAGTCGGAAACTCGATGTCACAAGGAATCCTTGGTGGCAGTAGGTCCAAGAGGGGATGGGTTAGGACTGGTGACGATGACCACCATATGGGTGATCGCTCACAGGGAATTGGTCTCTCAGCGCCTAGGTCGCGCTCACGTTCGCCCAATCCCGAGATGTATTCAAATCGTGATCAAGGTGCCTCGGCGTCCAGCGTCAAGCTTTCTGCACCAGGGCCCTATCCTGACGCGTTTGTTGCGCGTGATTCTATCGACAGTTTAGTAGAAGGGCCACATCAATCGAGAGGAAACTATCAGGGCGTTAGTGAACATGACCACGAAGACACGAAATATTCTCCAACTTCATCCAGGTTCAGGGAACGAATCTGA
- a CDS encoding Cellulase (glycosyl hydrolase family 5 protein), translated as MDAHQPYEAETLLPPGSIADLARSSVANSLGAPLSSHGGEMRESQHSSAPLNVPYDPYGEAGTPSPRGTTPSQYRDDPNEKVAPVETGYGGTSSKQSKRPWFWLLVGLVALAVVIVAVIVPVYFKVIKPNNNAAQSSGSSPVPSASAAEPTQSETPQAAITGGDGSQVTTDTGSTFVYNNSFGGFWHYDPKDPFSNKAQAQSWTPPLNQTWRFGTDQIRGVNLGGWLVLEPFITPALYEPYMNASTPAIDEWTLCENLANDPSSGGVAKAIEEHYKTFVTEEDFAQIAAAGLNWVRIPIPYWAIEVYPGEPFLEGVAWKYFVKAIEWARKYGLRLKLDLHTAPGSQNAYNHSGRMGRVGCNYFRLNGTMGIANAQRTLNHIRIFTQFISQPQYKDIVLIYGILNETPMGTIPRDPLERFHLEAYSMMRNITGIGERNGPWMSIHDGFDPLDRWADFLPGSDRVMLDTHPYYSFGDQDASPPANQNRKPCTSRARAFNESMATFGMTISGEFSNAFNDCGFFLNGVNLGARYDGTFRFYNGPNAGAGSCVKWMDQRLWSSDEKEAIRQFALASFDAYRNYFFWTWKIGESTTWGNVVASPLWSYKHGLENGFMPKDPREAIGTCGNASPWDGPLPASKTGGAGAGTIPNSYATARTWPPPSLSGIPNAVTLPTYTATGTLISLKPASFTGAAGINGGNGWANSADQQGLYTPISGCPYPSSVWGDAVDATQTLCNGGSSRRSARGRYALPKETGVVARRLS; from the exons ATGGATGCCCACCAGCCTTACGAGGCAGAGACTTTGCTTCCACCTGGTAGTATCGCCGATCTTGCTCGTTCGTCTGTCGCCAACTCCCTCGGTGCTCCTCTCTCCAGCCATGGCGGCGAGATGCGCGAGTCGCAGCACTCGTCGGCTCCGCTCAACGTACCATACGACCCATATGGAGAGGCGGGTACGCCTTCACCACGGGGCACGACGCCATCCCAGTATCGCGACGACCCAAACGAAAAGGTTGCACCTGTAGAGACTGGATACGGCGGGACATCGTCAAAGCAATCAAAAAGACCATGGTTCTGGTTGCTTGTTGGTCTGGTTGCTCTGGCTGTTGTTATTGTTGCTGTCATCGTGCCGGTGTACTTCAAGGTTATCAAGCCCAACAACAACGCCGCTCAGTCGTCGGGTAGCTCCCCTGTTCCGTCCGCCTCCGCCGCAGAGCCAACCCAGTCCGAGACTCCACAAGCAGCTATCACTGGGGGAGATGGTAGCCAAGTAACGACCGACACTGGTAGCACTTTCGTCTACAACAATAGCTTTGGTGGCTTCTGGCACTACGATCCCAAGGATCCTTTCAGCAACAAGGCGCAGGCGCAGAGTTGGACTCCCCCCTTGAATCAGACATGGAGGTTCGGAACAGACCAAATTAGAGG AGTCAACCTCGGCGGGTGGCTTGTTCTTGAGCCTTTCATCACCCCGGCCCTGTATGAGCCTTACATGAATGCCTCCACACCCGCGATCGATGAGTGGACGTTGTGCGAAAACCTTGCGAACGACCCGTCGTCTGGAGGCGTTGCAAAGGCCATCGAAGAGCACTACAAGACATTTGTT ACCGAGGAAGACTTTGCCCAAATTGCCGCTGCTGGATTAAACTGGGTTCGTATCCCCATCCCTTACTGGGCTATTGAAGTGTACCCCGGCGAGCCGTTCCTAGAGGGGGTAGCATGGAA GTATTTCGTTAAAGCTATTGAATGGGCGCGGAAATACGGCCTTCGCCTGAAACTCGACCTCCATACTGCTCCAGGGTCTCAGAACGCATATAATCATTCTGGTAGGATGGGACGAGTAGGATG CAATTACTTCAGGCTTAACGGGACAATGGGCATTGCTAATGCCCAGCGCACTCTAAATCATATTCGCATTTTTACACAGTTTATCTCCCAGCCTCAATACAAGGATATCGTGCTCATATATGGGATCCTTAACGAAACGCCGATGGGTACTATACCACGCGATCCGTTGGAGCGATT TCACCTCGAGGCGTATAGCATGATGAGAAATATTACTGGTATTGGAGAACGAAATGGGCCATGGATGAGTATACACGATGGCTTTGATCCACTTGACCGATGGGCAGATTTTCTGCCTGGTAGTGATCGAGTCATGCT TGACACTCATCCATATTATTCTTTCGGGGATCAAGATGCCTCCCCGCCAGCTAACCAGAATCGCAAGCCTTGCACCTCGCGCGCTCGTGCATTTAATGAGTCAATGGCCACATTTGGTATGACTATTTCTGGGGAGTTTAGCAACGCTTTCAATGACTGCGGGTTCTTCCTCAATGGTGTAAATCTCGGGGCCCGCTATGATGGGACTTTCAGATTCTACAACGGACCTAACGCTGGAGCAGGATCTTGCGTTAAATGGATGGACCAGCGGTTGTGGAGCTCAGACGAGAAGGAGGCAATCAGGCAATTTGCACTTGCCAGCTTCGATGCCTACCGG AACTACTTTTTCTGGACATGGAAGATTGGCGAATCGACAACTTGGGGTAATGTCGTTGCATCTCCTCTTTGGTCATACAAGCATGGACTTGAGAACGGATTTATGCCCAAAGACCCTCGCGAAGCCATTGGCACCTGCGGCAATGCCTCTCCTTGGGACGGCCCTCTCCCGGCTTCTAAGACAGGTGGCGCAGGGGCAGGCACTATTCCCAATTCATACGCGACGGCACGTACCTGGCCACCTCCATCTCTTAGCGGAATCCCGAACGCAGTAACTTTGCCCACTTATACTGCTACTGGAACTCTGATCAGTCTGAAGCCTGCATCATTCACTGGGGCAGCGGGTATCAACGGTGGGAATGGGTGGGCAAACTCAGCCGATCAGCAAGGACTTTATACACCTATTTCTGGGTGCCCATACCCCAGCTCTGTATGGGGTGATGCGGTGGATGCGACCCAGACCTTATGTAACGGTGGGTCCTCGCGCAGGTCTGCGAGGGGGCGGTATGCCCTACCCAAAGAGACTGGCGTTGTTGCTCGACGATTGAGTTAA
- a CDS encoding Senescence domain-containing protein codes for MAGAEGFLLLTIPNCTLVTQDQRTQTGVLALECVTIPLPTQTAFAGAAPDTRNERDVWLVLRLGSFETIISPIQTITHIRAQHQFTIPAEDGGSVTLTVPPPLTDAATEDLESFEVLLSQYGILRETGPGRSSPGDKGSASGDNKGRLVLVDEDNGAMLGTLGEQFNIREDPSLVSKGHEKDPVVVEIPEHGEQVYVHNISPDEQDWLLRSAGYISRGIMYATDLASKGMAAAAQRYVSNSSPTTQPIVFSETTNNNMRRVHNVSGQAVKVTAQTTGMIHKIIDMGIDRVAGTGKNKQVDRSAPGAPPPPPRPPRLLNRILISTDLILTTLEQSAGQLVSHGTDAASRVAGHRYGPEAGAHARHFGETVRNVGVVYIDARGVGRRALIKRAGKRVIKGRLGSGKEVMLGDEQTAGGVGQLHAPGANTKLASPASSRAELVSNYAGNSKK; via the exons ATGGCTGGAGCTGAGGGCTTTCTTCTTCTTACAATCCCAAACTGCACACTTGTTACCCAGGATCAGCGCACCCAAACGGGCGTCCTCGCTCTAGAATGTGTCACGATCCCTTTACCGACGCAAACAGCCTTTGCCGGAGCAGCTCCTGATACGCGTAATGAGCGAGACGTCTGGCTTGTCCTTCGATTGGGAAGTTTTGAGACTATAATATCGCCTATTCAAACGATCACACATATTCGTGCTCAGCATCAATTCACTATTCCGGCCGAGGACGGAGGGAGTGTAACTTTGACTGTCCCTCCTCCCTTGACTGATGCAGCAACCGAAGACCTCGAGTCTTTTGAGGTATTGTTAAGTCAATATGGTATTCTTCGAGAGACCGGCCCGGGAAGATCTAGCCCCGGTGACAAGGGATCAGCCAGCGGAGACAATAAAGGTCGCCTCGTGCTCGTGGATGAAGACAATGGGGCTATGCTAGGAACTCTTGGCGAACAATTCAACATCCGTGAGGACCCGAGCCTAGTATCTAAAGGTCATGAGAAGGATCCAGTAGTGGTCGAAATTCCGGAGCATGGCGAGCAAGTCTATGTCCATAACATATCTCCTGACGAGCAAGACTGGCTTTTGCGCTCGGCTGGCTATATTAG CCGTGGTATTATGTATGCGACCGACCTAGCTTCCAAGGGCATGGCAGCCGCAGCACAGCGTTACGTTTCTAATTCATCTCCTACAACACAACCTATTGTCTTCTCGGAGACGACGAATAACAACATGCGCCGCGTTCACAACGTCTCCGGACAGGCGGTGAAAGTGACAGCTCAAACAACGGGGATGATTCACAAAATAATTGACATGGGCATTGATCGTGTGGCAGGCACAGGAAAGAACAAGCAGGTGGATCGATCTGCACCTGGAGCCCCGCCACCACCCCCTCGTCCTCCACGTTTGCTCAACCGGATATTGATCTCGACCGACTTGATATTGACAACCTTGGAGCAATCAGCCGGCCAGCTTGTTTCGCACGGCACTGATGCTGCTTCGAGGGTTGCTGGTCACAG gtatggaccagaagcCGGGGCACATGCGAGGCATTTTGGAGAAACAGTACGCAACGTAGGCGTGGTGTACATTGATGCTCGTGGTGTCGGGCGTCGTGCCTTGATTAAGCGAGCTGGCAAACGTGTGATTAAAGGCCGTCTGGGAAGTGGGAAAGAGGTAATGCTGGGAGATGAACAGACCGCAGGAGGTGTAGGTCAACTACATGCTCCTGGCGCGAATACCAAGTTAGCTTCGCCCGCTTCATCAAGAGCAGAATTAGTCTCAAATTATGCTGGGAACTCGAAAAAGTAA